AGGGTATTATGTTTCTTTTCCGGAAAATCAGGAAGAAACCAAAGTTCTTTTAGAGTCGTTCAGACCCTTTTTTGAAAATAAACGCATTGAGAAAATCGGACATAACTTAAAATATGATATCAAAGTGTTATCTAATTACGATATTTCCGTAAAAGGCTCGTTGTTTGATACCATGATTGCTCATTATCTGATCAATCCGGATATGCGCCACAATATGGACATACTTGCAGAAACCTATTTGAATTATCAACCTGTTTCCATTACCGAATTAATTGGCAAAAAAGGTAAAAACCAATTGTCTATGCGAGAGGTTCCGATTGCTGACCAAACGGAGTATGCCGTAGAAGATGCTGATATTACGCTGCAATTGAAAACGCATTTTACAAAAGAATTAGAAGGCGGAAACGTAACCAAATTGTTTACTGATATAGAGCTCCCTTTGGTTTCCGTATTAACTGCTATGGAAATTGAAGGCATCAATCTAAATACCGGCTTTTTAAAAGAGCTTTCTGCCGATCTGACCGAATATATTGTAACACTAGAAGAAAACATTTACACACAAGCCGGTGAGGAATTTAACATTGCCTCTCCAAAACAACTGGGCGTCATTTTATTTGAAAAAATGAAGTTGGCAGACAAACCTAAAAAAACCAAAACGGGCCAGTATTCTACTGCAGAAGATGTATTATCTTATTTGGCAAAAGAGCACCAAATTATTGCGGATATTTTAGCATATCGCCAATATAAAAAATTGCAGAGCACCTATGTAGATGCGTTACCTAACGAGATCAATCCGAAAACAGGAAGAGTACATACGGTATATGCACAAGCTGTTGCCGCAACAGGGCGGCTTAGCTCTAATAATCCTAATCTGCAGAACATTCCGATTCGTACAACACGTGGCCGGCAGGTGAGAAAAGCCTTTATTCCCCGTAACAACGATTATGTGTTGTTGGCTGCTGATTATTCGCAAATAGAATTACGCATTATCGCGGCTTTCAGCGAAGAGGAAACCATGACCCAAGCTTTTAAAAACGGAGAGGATATTCATGCTTCGACTGCTGCAAAAGTATTTAATGTTCCTATTGAAGAAGTAACGCGTGAACAACGCAGCAATGCAAAAACAGTTAATTTTGGCATTATCTACGGAGTTTCCCCTTTTGGATTGAGTAATCAGACAAATCTGACCCGAAAGGAATCCAAAGAGCTTATTGACCTGTATTATGAAACCTATCCCAAGCTTCGGAGTTATATAGCAAAGCAGGTAGATTTTGCGCGAGAACACGGATATGTGGAAACAGTTTTGCAAAGACGACGGTATTTAAAAGATATCAACTCTCAGAATGCTATTGTTCGGGGTGCTGCCGAGAGAAATGCCGTAAATGCTCCTATTCAGGGATCTGCAGCAGACATTATCAAACTGGCAATGATTGCTATTTACAAGCGTTTTTCATCTGAAAATTTTAAATCGAAAATGCTGTTGCAAGTACACGATGAACTGGTTTTTGATGCTTGCAAAAGCGAATTGGAAATCATCAAACCCATTATCAAAGAAGAAATGGAAAATGCTTATAAAATGACTGTTCCTTTGGACGTGGAAATAGGTATTGGTGAAAATTGGTTAGAAGCGCATTAAAAAATCATATCCGTAATTTCAAGTGATAAAAATTACAAATACTTATCTCCTCGATATCAACTGATTAAATTTATTTTTAGATTCAATATAAGGGCTAAATCAACATAACTTGACATAAAATAAGATTTGCAGATACATTTTAAAACAAGACTACTACGCTATTAGAATTAAGAATCAAGACCGTCATGATTCTTGGTTCTAGAGTCAACAGGTCTTTAAATAATGACATTTTGTATTGGTTTAGCCATAATACCTAAAAGAAAGAGTGCTCTTATGAAAAAAGCACTCTTCACAAATCAACAGAACTTAACTGTGAAAGACAATGAAATATCCCCTAAAGTTGACGTAAAATTAAATCGGAAAGGGATAAGATTGACTTAAAAAAGCCCAAGTCCTATTAATTCTATATCAACGACAAAAAAATATCGATAAAAGGAAATGGAACAAACAAGTCTGTTTTGCAGAAATAGAATACTTAAGTAAATAATGCTTTTAATTCGGTAGCATCCTCAGGGCTCATTTTCCCGGCAAGTAGTAAGCTCAACTGTTTTCTCCGTAAAGCACCGTCGTAGCGTTCTTTTTCTAAGTCCGTTTCCGGAATAATCGGAGGGGTTTCTACAGGTTTTCCGGTCTCATCAACAGCAACGAAAGTATATATACCCTCGTTTACTTTTGTTTTGGTTCCGGATTGCCGATCTTCTATCCATACATCTACATAAATTTCCATAGAAGATGTAAAGGCTCTGGAAACTTTTGCTTCTATCGTTACTACACTTCCTACAGGTACGGATTTGTTAAAAGCTACATGATTTACGGAAGCAGTTACTACAATTCTTCGCGAATGTCTCCTTGCGGCAATACTACACGCCCTATCCATTCTTGCCAATAATTCACCTCCGAAAAGATCGTCCAGATAATTGGTTTCACCGGGTAAAACCAAATCTGTCAAAACGGTTAATGATTCTTTAGGTGATTTTGCTTTCATCATAAATTTTATGTAAAAATCATCAGGCCTGTTAAGGCATACTATAGAAAGGAATTAATTTTAGCGAAAAGACTTGTGCAACATCCAGGCGTCTTCGGCATCTAACTTACGAATCCTGGTCAAATTTTTATAGGCTACAAACCTGTCTGAAAAACTTTCATAGGCTACTTGTGTCAAACCCCACCTATTTTTACCTAAAATAGCAGCATTTAAAAAACCTTTTGCTTTTAACCGGGCTACTTTCTTTTTTGCATTTGCTTCAAATTGAAAAGAACCGGCAATTACATGGTATGATTTAGAAGCTTCTTTCACAACGTTTAGATTAATTGTGGGCAAAGGATCACTTATGACAAAAGTGGCATTTTGAATTTTGTATTCCAGCACTTTTTGTTTTTCGACCATCTCTTTTTGTTGCCGGTTATTTTCATAACTATCCCATCCGACAAAACTTAACGCCAGTAATATAGCCGCCGCTGCTGCATATTTTGCCATATGAGAAATACCGGCAGGTGTTTTTGCAGGAACTAAAGGAGCTGCTTTTTGTTGATGTCGTTTGGTCGGTACATGAAAAGAAGACAGCCCGAACGAGCTTGTTAAATAACTAATGTCTTTCGAAGGTTCAAAAACAAGTTGCCCCTTATCATTTAAGAGCATACAGCCAATCTTATCTATGGAAAGCTCCCCCGATTGAATTTTTTTCTGCCAATTAGCTACAACCGTATTCGCTTTTTCAAAAGCTGTGCTATATGAAATACCTTCTGCTTTGGCAATATAATTGACTAACAAACCGTCATTCAATTTTAGATGCGAATTAAAAGAAATTTGTTTTGTCGGCGGATAAAACAACTGTTCTTCTTCATTAATTTTAGCACTAACGGTATTCGTAATAAAGCTTCCAAAATCTGGCACAATTACACAATCGTGTCTGTACAGTAAGTCATGAATATAATTTGCTATTGTCATTTGGAACAAAGATAAAAATTATAAGAGCAGGAAAAATGAGCTGTTTTTAAAAATTATTAACAATAATTTTGTAATTTTAAAATCAAAATAATGCATGTGAAAAAAGAAAAGTTATTTGCTATTCTGCGTTTGCAAAAAGTCAAATTTATAGGAGATGTTCTCGCAAAAAAGTTGATTTCTGCTGTTGGAGATGTAGAAAGTATTTTTAAAGAAAACCCAAATACACTTCAAAAAGTACATGGAATAGGTTCGTACGCCATAAAACATTTACTAGATGAGTCGAAACTGTATTGGGTTGAAAGAGAATTGCAACACATAGAAGATCATCATATTGAATATTCTTATTTTTTAGATGATGATTATCCTGAAAATTTGCAGCATTGTACAGATGCTCCCATATTGTTTTTTAAAGACGGAAATATTGACTTTGATAACAAAAGAATCATTGCGATTGTCGGAACGAGAAATATGTCTCACTACGGACGGGATTTTTGCAATCAGCTAATTGAAAACCTGGCCGTATATGATCCGATTATTGTCAGTGGTCTTGCTTATGGAGTTGATATTTGTGCACACAAAGCAGCCATAAAAAATCATTTGCAAACCATTGCGGTTTTAGCACACGGTTTTTCGCGGGTGTATCCGAAAGCTCATAAAAAATATATCCATCAACTACATAAAAAAGGAGGATGTATTACTGAGTTTTGGTACGAGGACACCCCACAGAGAGAACATTTTCTAAAACGCAACAGAATTGTAGCAGGCTTGTCGGCAGCCACTATTATCATAGAATCTGCACATAAAGGAGGTGCGTTGGTAACGGCAGATATTGCCAATTCTTATAATAGAGATGTATTTGCAGTTCCGGGAAAAGTTAATGATCTGACAAGTATAGGTTGCAATGAACTTATCAGACGGCATAACGCCTGTTTGCTGCAATCTCCTAAAAATATAGTGGAGATGTTGAATTGGGACATTAAGGAAACACCTAATAAGAAAATTCAAAAACCACTATTTGCAAAACTAAATGAAAAAGAGCAGAAAGTATATGACTTTTTAATAAAAAATAAAGCACAGGTATTAGATACTATAGCTATTGAGTGTGCTATTCCTATATATCAGTCAGCATCCGTTTTATTAGAACTGGAATTAAAAGGAGTAGTAAAATCATTACCCGGAAAGATGTTTGAATTGAGTTAGAGGAAGAACAGGTGTAGTTAAAAATTCAAATGTAATATTATCAAATGACACATTTGAATTTTCAAAAAATGCAATTAACGCGAATAATGGATAAGAAAAAGGTGTTTAAATCATTGTTTATTTATGTGAATTTCAGTAAATTGAATAATAAAAACACCTCAAATGCTTAGAGATAAAGTTACGGAATTCTTTGTAGAATTAGACGATTTTCACATAGAATTTGCTTCACAACTAGAAAATGGTCTATAATTGGAAAGTTCAGGAGTTAAAAAACGCGATCATAAAGGGAAATTGTCTGATGCAGAAAAGATGAGTATCTATCTGTTGTTTCCCTGTTTTCTACTACCTATTTAAAAGGGTTTTACTTTTTTTCTTCTATTTTATCTTCGGCTTCTTCTTTTTTAGTAGCGTTTTTAAATTCTTTGATTCCTTTTCCGAGTCCTTTCATTAATTCGGGTATTTTTTTCCCTCCAAACATCAATAAAACCAGTACAACTATTATGGCAATTTGCCAAGGACCAACAAAACCGAGAAGCATAGTAAGTGCGTTCATTATTTTTGTATTTATCTTACAAAGATACAAAAAGGTTTCAATTGACAGAAAAGACATTGAATAACCTAATTCCTTTGTTTTATAATACCTCCTATTACTTTTTTATCTTTAATTACTTCCGGATTTCCTTTATAAAAAACAGACCCGCCAAAACTTACCTTTGCATTTAGTGTTTCTCCGGCCAGTATTTCCGCTTTGGCTCCTGTTCCTACATTTACAGTGGAATTGTCAGATACTTTCAGACCATACCCGTGATAGATACCATACAAGTCTAATTCTACATCCTGGTTTTTTGAAGTTCCGGTAAGTTTTATAATGCCTCCCGAAGAACATTTAACTCTTAGATGTTTTACCTTTAAAACCATATTGATAAAAGCTCCTTCTTGTGCTTTTATTTCTATTTGTGGTTGTGAAACTTCTTTAGCGGTAATCGTAGCACCTTCATTGCCATCAATAATTTTAATTTCCGTATGGTAGTATAATGTAACATCAACTTTGTTATCTGATGAGATGTCCGGAAATTTTAAAGATATTTTTAAAATATCTCTGGTGTTTTTTACTTTTACTCTCTCTGATTTTTCTCCTGAAATCACTAACTTATGCTCGTCCGATTTTATAAGTTCAACATTAATTCCGTTAAAAACCTTTAAAGTTGTAAAAAAACCCAGTTTTTTAGTAATCACCGTTTGGCTTGCCGAAGCAGCTGTTATGAATAATGCTACTAAAAAAAACGTTTTTTTCATTTTTATTTTATTAGATCATTAATTTACAATTTATATCCTATAAATAAAATAATTATTTACTTTTTTATTGTAGTATTTATGTTAAATCTCATCTTCAATTAATAAAAAATCCAGATTTTTACGCTCTAAATTTGCGTGCTTCACTTGTATTTTTACGATATCTCCCAACTGATACACCTGTTTGGTAGTTTCTCCAACAATTGCACATTGCTGTTCGTCAAATATGTAATAATCACTTTTAATATCCCGTATACGCACCATTCCTTCGCATTTGTTAGAAAGTATTTCCACATAAATTCCCCATTCCGTGGCGCCTGAAATAACACCTTGAAAAATTTCATTTTCACGACCTTTCATATATTTAATCTGCATATATTTAACGGAGTCTCTTTCTGCTTTTGTTGCCAGTTCTTCTTGCTTTGAGGCGTGTTTACACTTTTCTTCATACAGATCTGCTTTGGGGTTGCTGCCTCCGTCTAAATAATGCTGTAATAAACGATGTGTCATTACGTCAGGATATCTACGAATGGGGGAAGTAAAATGACTGTAATAGTCAAAAGCCAGTCCGTAATGCCCGATATTTTGTGTTGTGTATGCAGCTTTACTCATGGAACGAATGGTAAGCATTTCAATCATATTTGCTTCCGCCTTGCCGTGAATATCTTTTAATAACTGATTTAAACTTTTTGAAGTAGATGTTCTTGTATCCGTATGTATTTTATAACCAAATTTACTTATCATGTTTTGTAAAGTTGCCAATTTTTCTACATCCGGGTCGTCATGAACTCTGTAAATAAACGTTTTTTTTGTGGCCTTTCCTTTGTAAAATCCAATGAATTCAGCTACTTTTTTGTTTGCTAATAACATGAATTCTTCAATTAATTTATGAGCATCTTTTGTTTCTTTAAGATATACCCCTATTGGGTTGCATTCTGTATCCAAATGAAATTTTACTTCTGATCTGTCAAAAGAAATAGCACCGTTTTTCATTCTTTTATTTCGAAACTTCTTTGCAAGCTCATCCAATTTTAAAATAGCTTTCGCTATTTTTTGCTCAACTTCATAAGCAGTTCCTGTCAGAGAAACTTTACCCGGCATTGTGTAAGTGACTGCATCTCCCTCAAGAATTGAGCAATTTTCTATTATCGATTGTGCTTCTTCATATGAAAAACGCTTATCCGAACAAATGATCGTTCTGCCAAACCATTGATTGCTAATTTGTCCTTTTTCATTTATTTCAAAAATGACAGAAAAAGTCAACTTTTCTTCATTCGGACGTAAAGAACAAATGCCGTTGGATAAAATTTCCGGCAACATGGGCACTACTCTATCCACTAAATATACGGAAGTTGCTCTTTGACAGGCTTCATCATCTAAAACCGTTTTTGGTTGTATATAATGAGAGACATCTGCAATATGGATTCCTATTTCATAATTTCCGTTTTCCAATTTTGTAAAAGACAATGCGTCATCAAAATCTTTAGCATCTTTTGGATCTATGGTAAACGTTACATCTGATCGCATATCTCTCCTTTTCAAAATTTCTTCCCGAGTAATTTCTGTTGATAATTTTGAAGTTTCCCATGCTACTTCTTTTGGGAATTCATAAGGTAATCCGTATGCTAATAAAATAGCATGAATCTCCGTATCATGATCTTCCGGTTTTCCAAGAACCCGGGTAATGGTACCAAATGGGTTTTCCGACCTGTCGGGCCAATCAGTAATCTTAGCTAATACTTTATCTCCGTCTTTTGCGCCGTTTAATTTATTTTTAGATATAAAAATATCCGTATATATTTTGCGATTGTCAGGTATTACAAAACCAAAATTTTTATTCATTTGCAGTACTCCTACAAATGCTGTTTTATTTCTTTTTAAAATCTCCACAACATCCGCTTCTATTCTATTGCTTCTTCTTCTTTTATAGATATAGGCTTTTACAATGTCGTTTTGCAAACCTTTATTTAGATTGATGGCAGGTACAAAGATGTCTTTTTCAAAATCACCGCAAATAAAATATCCATTTCCGTTAGTAGTCAAATCAAGTGTACCGGTATAGTATTTTCTATCTTCATTGATCTGAAATTTTCCCCTGTTAATCTCCTTTATTTTTTTGTCCTTCTTTAGTTCTTCTATTTTTTTTATGATCTGATTCTTTCCATCTGTATCGGATATCTTTAATTTTCCGGCAATTTGTTTATAGTTATAAAATTTAGAAGAGTTTTCTTTTAATAGCTTTAAAATAGTTCTTCTTAAATCTTTAATGTTGTTTCTTTTATTCTTGTAGATTTTTTTCTTTTTACTCATTAGTTCTTCTCTATCTTATCTAAATATTTTAAGCAAAAATATCATAATACCTAATTTACTATAATCCAATGCTTTTTTAAACCATCTTCGGGGATGTTATCCTACTATATTAACAATTTTTCCAGGGACTACGATCACTTTTTTAGGAATACTCCCCTGCAATTGCATCTGTGTTTTTTCATAAGCCATTACCGTTTTTTCAATTTCCGCTTTACTCATCTCTAATGGTAGTTCCAGCGTAAATCGCATTTTCCCGTTAAATGCTATTGGGTATATTTTTGTATTCTCTGCCAGATATTTTTCTTCAAAAACAGGAAATATAGCTGTGGAAACAGATGTGGTATACCCTAGTTTTTCCCATAACTCTTCTGCAATATGTGGTGCATAGGGAGAAATTAAAATCAAAAGCGGTTCTAAAATGGCTCGCTTATTACATTTTTGAACAGTTAATTCATTTACGGCAATCATAAAAGTAGAAACGGATGTATTGAATGAAAAATGTTCAATGTCTTTCTCTACTTTTTTGATAGTTTTGTGTAATATCTTTAGTTCGTCTTTGGTAGGTGCTACATCTGAAATATTTAGTTTACTTTCCCGCCCTTCTTCAGAAGAAAAATAAAATAGTTTCCACAATTTCTTTAAAAATGAATGTGCACCAGAAATTCCTGAGGTTTTCCATGGTTTAGATTGCTCTAATGGGCCTAGAAACATTTCAAATAAGCGTAAAGAATCTGCTCCGTACTCCTTGCAAATGTTATCTGGGTTGACAACATTGTATTTGGACTTAGACATTTTTTCGACTTCGCGAGAAACTTTAAATGTGCCATCTAATGAGAAAAAATTAGTGTTTTTAAAATCAGTATTTAATAATTCGTTTTTAAACTTCTCTACATTTAATTCATCTGAAGCATTAACTAATGAAACATCAATATGAGTTTTATAGTGAGAAAAAGTTAAAGGCATCGACATTGGTTCAATATAATTTTCAATACTAAGTTCTTGAATTTCTTTTTTTATTGGATTATAAATTACTCCGAAAATTTTATTGAGGATTTCATTATGTTTTTTATCATCTTCATTAATCGGGTTTGAAATAAGTTTTGTTGTATATTTTATCAAATCACTTGAAAAAGCATATTCTTTTACTAATTTACACTTCTCTTTAACCTTCTTTACCTTGTCCCTATCTTCCTTAGAAGGATTTCCTTTAGTGGCTAAAATTATTCCTAACCTGTGCACAAAAGCACTCGTCCCCAAAATCATTCCTTGATTGATCAATTTTTTGGCAAATTCATCTACAGGAACGCATCCTTTATCAAACAGAAATTTTTGCCAGAAACGCGCATATAGTAAATGTCCTGTTGCGTGCTC
This window of the Flavobacteriaceae bacterium genome carries:
- the dprA gene encoding DNA-protecting protein DprA, translating into MHVKKEKLFAILRLQKVKFIGDVLAKKLISAVGDVESIFKENPNTLQKVHGIGSYAIKHLLDESKLYWVERELQHIEDHHIEYSYFLDDDYPENLQHCTDAPILFFKDGNIDFDNKRIIAIVGTRNMSHYGRDFCNQLIENLAVYDPIIVSGLAYGVDICAHKAAIKNHLQTIAVLAHGFSRVYPKAHKKYIHQLHKKGGCITEFWYEDTPQREHFLKRNRIVAGLSAATIIIESAHKGGALVTADIANSYNRDVFAVPGKVNDLTSIGCNELIRRHNACLLQSPKNIVEMLNWDIKETPNKKIQKPLFAKLNEKEQKVYDFLIKNKAQVLDTIAIECAIPIYQSASVLLELELKGVVKSLPGKMFELS
- a CDS encoding acyl-CoA thioesterase, producing MKAKSPKESLTVLTDLVLPGETNYLDDLFGGELLARMDRACSIAARRHSRRIVVTASVNHVAFNKSVPVGSVVTIEAKVSRAFTSSMEIYVDVWIEDRQSGTKTKVNEGIYTFVAVDETGKPVETPPIIPETDLEKERYDGALRRKQLSLLLAGKMSPEDATELKALFT
- the rnr gene encoding ribonuclease R translates to MSKKKKIYKNKRNNIKDLRRTILKLLKENSSKFYNYKQIAGKLKISDTDGKNQIIKKIEELKKDKKIKEINRGKFQINEDRKYYTGTLDLTTNGNGYFICGDFEKDIFVPAINLNKGLQNDIVKAYIYKRRRSNRIEADVVEILKRNKTAFVGVLQMNKNFGFVIPDNRKIYTDIFISKNKLNGAKDGDKVLAKITDWPDRSENPFGTITRVLGKPEDHDTEIHAILLAYGLPYEFPKEVAWETSKLSTEITREEILKRRDMRSDVTFTIDPKDAKDFDDALSFTKLENGNYEIGIHIADVSHYIQPKTVLDDEACQRATSVYLVDRVVPMLPEILSNGICSLRPNEEKLTFSVIFEINEKGQISNQWFGRTIICSDKRFSYEEAQSIIENCSILEGDAVTYTMPGKVSLTGTAYEVEQKIAKAILKLDELAKKFRNKRMKNGAISFDRSEVKFHLDTECNPIGVYLKETKDAHKLIEEFMLLANKKVAEFIGFYKGKATKKTFIYRVHDDPDVEKLATLQNMISKFGYKIHTDTRTSTSKSLNQLLKDIHGKAEANMIEMLTIRSMSKAAYTTQNIGHYGLAFDYYSHFTSPIRRYPDVMTHRLLQHYLDGGSNPKADLYEEKCKHASKQEELATKAERDSVKYMQIKYMKGRENEIFQGVISGATEWGIYVEILSNKCEGMVRIRDIKSDYYIFDEQQCAIVGETTKQVYQLGDIVKIQVKHANLERKNLDFLLIEDEI
- the polA gene encoding DNA polymerase I, which produces MPTKKRLFLLDAFALIFRGYYAFIKNPRINSKGMDTSAIMGFTNSLLDVIKREQPDYLAVCFDRGGSVARTELFPEYKANRQETPEAIKIAIPYIEKILTAMHIPIVVLEGYEADDIIGTLAKKAEKKGYETFMVTPDKDFAQLVTENILMYRPRFGGGYETWGVSEVKEKFGVEHPEQVIDFLGMMGDSVDNIPGLPGVGEKTAKKFLAAYGSIENLLANTAYLKGKMKEKLEASKEVGILSKQLATIMLDVPIDFHEEHFEMCQPDMEVTKEIFHELEFRRLTDNFLKTFSSVPPLPDEQNDVQKAQQKPLNPVASKKVTQGEQFDLFVAPGAGTLSEEEKSTGFKTITNADHFYQHINTPLSRKLLLQKLLQQPSVCFDTETTGLKALEVALIGIAFSYEAGKGYYVSFPENQEETKVLLESFRPFFENKRIEKIGHNLKYDIKVLSNYDISVKGSLFDTMIAHYLINPDMRHNMDILAETYLNYQPVSITELIGKKGKNQLSMREVPIADQTEYAVEDADITLQLKTHFTKELEGGNVTKLFTDIELPLVSVLTAMEIEGINLNTGFLKELSADLTEYIVTLEENIYTQAGEEFNIASPKQLGVILFEKMKLADKPKKTKTGQYSTAEDVLSYLAKEHQIIADILAYRQYKKLQSTYVDALPNEINPKTGRVHTVYAQAVAATGRLSSNNPNLQNIPIRTTRGRQVRKAFIPRNNDYVLLAADYSQIELRIIAAFSEEETMTQAFKNGEDIHASTAAKVFNVPIEEVTREQRSNAKTVNFGIIYGVSPFGLSNQTNLTRKESKELIDLYYETYPKLRSYIAKQVDFAREHGYVETVLQRRRYLKDINSQNAIVRGAAERNAVNAPIQGSAADIIKLAMIAIYKRFSSENFKSKMLLQVHDELVFDACKSELEIIKPIIKEEMENAYKMTVPLDVEIGIGENWLEAH
- the tatA gene encoding twin-arginine translocase TatA/TatE family subunit — translated: MNALTMLLGFVGPWQIAIIVVLVLLMFGGKKIPELMKGLGKGIKEFKNATKKEEAEDKIEEKK
- a CDS encoding DUF2807 domain-containing protein produces the protein MKKTFFLVALFITAASASQTVITKKLGFFTTLKVFNGINVELIKSDEHKLVISGEKSERVKVKNTRDILKISLKFPDISSDNKVDVTLYYHTEIKIIDGNEGATITAKEVSQPQIEIKAQEGAFINMVLKVKHLRVKCSSGGIIKLTGTSKNQDVELDLYGIYHGYGLKVSDNSTVNVGTGAKAEILAGETLNAKVSFGGSVFYKGNPEVIKDKKVIGGIIKQRN